A single genomic interval of Mesoplodon densirostris isolate mMesDen1 chromosome 20, mMesDen1 primary haplotype, whole genome shotgun sequence harbors:
- the SMIM18 gene encoding small integral membrane protein 18, whose protein sequence is MASQTSSLWNETTTSVYQYLGFQVQKIYPFHDNWNTACFVILLLFIFTVVSLVVLAFLYEVLDCCCCVKNKTVKDLKNEPNPLRSMMDNIRKRETEVV, encoded by the coding sequence ATGGCCTCCCAGACCTCCAGCCTCTGGAATGAAACAACTACATCTGTTTATCAGTACCTTGGTTTTCAAGTTCAAAAAATTTACCCTTTCCATGATAACTGGAACACTGCCTGCTTTGTcattctgcttttatttatatttacagtGGTATCTTTAGTGGTGCTGGCTTTCCTTTATGAAGTGCTTGACTGCTGCTGCtgtgtaaaaaacaaaactgtgaaaGACTTGAAAAATGAACCGAACCCTCTTAGAAGTATGATGGACAACATCAGAAAACGTGAAACTGAAGTGGTCTAG